The Candidatus Krumholzibacteriota bacterium sequence CGGAGGAAGCCGACGGCTGCACGCCGGTCTATCACCTGTTCCCGATAGCGCGCGAGGACAGGGATGCGATCGGTCGGGCGCTGACCGACGAGGGCATCGGGTGGGGACAGCATTATCCGGTGCCGGTGCATCTGCAGCCGGCATTCCATCATCTGGGTTACGGGGAGAGGGACTTCCCCGTCTCGGAGCGATTGATGAGGACGAGTCTCACGCTGCCGATGTTCCCGGAATTGACGGGGGAAGAGGTCGACCGGGTCTGCGAGGTGCTCGTCAAGCTCTGACGTCGCCGGCCGGGTCACGAACGAGGAGGGGGATACAGGTAAACGGTTAACGGCATAAGCAGAAGAGGGTCCTCGAGGCGGGAAGTGAAGCGATGAGGAAGTTATCACTCGCCCTGGACAACAGCGACAAGGTTCGGCAGCGCACGGGAACCTTCGCGGGAGACGACCGTCTGAGCGTTCGCGAACGAAGCGCGTTGGAACGTTTCGTCAAGCGTATGCTCGATTTCGTTGCATCGGCGGTCCTTCTCGTCGTTGGATTTCCGTTCTTTCTCGCCATCGCCCTGCTGATCAGGCTGACGTCGAGCGGCCCCGTGTTCTTCAGGCAAAAACGGATAGGGGAGCATGGGGAGGAGTTTACCCTTTTCAAATTCCGCACGATGCGCACGGATTGCGATGACGCCTCTCATCGCGAATTCGCGCGCGATTTCATTCTCGGCCGGATGGACGATTCTCCCCTTGACGGTAGCGAAACCTCGGTTTATAAAATCACGAACGACCCACGGGTCACCGCGATCGGATCGTTCCTGCGGAAGACGAGTCTCGACGAACTGCCGCAGTTCATAAACATCCTGAGAGGAGAGATGTCGATCGTCGGGCCGAGACCGCCGCTGGCATACGAATACGACTGCTACGAGGATTGGCACAAGTTGCGACTGGCGGTGAGGCCGGGGCTGACCGGCCTGTGGCAGGTGAGCGGGCGGAGCACGGTCCCGTTCCACGAGATGGTGATGCTCGATCTGTACTATATCGAGAACTGGACGTTGCTCCTCGATCTCAAGATCATGCTGCGTACCGTGCCGGTCATGCTGACCGGGGCGGGGGGATTCTAACCGGTTGGAGGAACAGTGCTCACAGTAGGTGTAATCGGCTGCGGATACTGGGGTCCGAACCTCATCAGGAACTTCAACGCTCTCGCCGACAGCACGGTCAGGACCTGCGCCGATCTGGACGAGAATCGCCTCGCCCACATGAAGCAGCTCTATCCGTCGATCGGAACCACGACGGATTACCGGGAGATCATCGCCGATCCGGAGATCGACGCGGTCGTCATCGCGACGCCCGTATCGTCGCACTATCCGATCGCCGTCGAGGCGATCGAGGCGGGCAAGCACGTCTTCGTGGAGAAACCGCTCGTGAAGTCGATCGAGGAGGGCGAGAAGCTCGTGCGCCTCGCCGCCGAGAAGAAGCGATTCCTCATGGTCGGGCACACCTTCGTCTTCACGTCCGCCGTCAACAAGATCAAGGATTTGATAAAGTCCGGCGAACTGGGAGACATCTACTACATCCAGACGACCCGCGTGAACCTCGGTCTGTTCCAGGAGGACATCAACGTCGTCTGGGACCTGGCCCCGCACGACGTCTCCATCTTCAACTACATCCTCGATTCGCGGCCCATCTCCGTCTCGGCGACGGGGCATTCGTACATCCAGCCGTCGATCCAGGACGTGGCCTTCGTCAACATACGGTACCCCGGGCAGGTGCTCGCCAACATCGAGGTGTCGTGGCTCAATCCCAACAAGATCCGGAAGACGACGGTCGTCGGATCGAAGAAGATGCTCGTCTACGACGACATCTCCCAGCTCGAGAAGATCAGGATCTACGACAAGGGCGTCACGGTCACGCCGCACTACGATTCCTTCGGCGAGTTCCAGCTCTCCTACCGCTACGGCGACATCCGGATACCGAAGCTCAACGGGGCCGAGCCGCTCAAGATGGAGTGCCAGCACTTCGTCGATTGCGTCGAGGGCCGGGCGGAACCGATCAGCAGCGGCGTCAACGGGCTGGAAGTCCTTCTCGCGCTCAACGCCGCCGACCGGTCGATGGCCGCGCGCGGGGCGGAGTTCGAGATCGCCTACCCGAAGCTGGAAGGATGATCCATGGAGAACGCGCATGAATCCCGGCGCCTGGGACTGGTGCGTCTCGGGTCGGACGCCAGCATCGACCCGGCGGCGATCGTCGGTTATCTCTCCCCGCGGCGGGGCGTGAGCGAGGAACTCGTCATCGGCGCGAACGCGCGCATCCGGAGCGGAACGGTCGTCTACGCGGGCTCCACGATCGGCGCCGGGCTGGAAACGGGCCACAACGTCGTCATCAGGGAACAGAACGAGATCGGTGACGCCTTCAACATCTGGAACAACTCGGTCGTCGACTACGGGTGCCGCATCGGCTCGAACGTCAAGATACACTGCAATATCTACGTCGCGCAGTTCACCGTCATCGAGGACGGCGTATTCATGGCGCCCGGCGTGACGATCGCGAACGACATCCATCCCGGCTGCCCCGGATCGGGCGAGTGCATGAGGGGGCCGGTGCTGAAGCGCGGCTGCCGCATCGGCGTGAACGTGACGATCGTCCCCTACGTGACGATCGGAGAGGGGACGCTGGTGGGCAGCGGGTCCGTCGTGACGAAGGATCTGCCGCCCGGCGTCCTCGCCTACGGGAATCCCGCGCGCGTCCACGCGAAACTCGAGGATCTCCGCTGCAAGCAGGGAAGGCGGGAAGGACCCTATATCTGAGGACGAAGATGCATCCGTCCGACGGTGGCAGAACGGTATTCTTCCTGTCATCCACCCTCGTCACCGGGGGAGCCGAGCGGATCGTGGCGGCCCTGGCGACGAAACTGCCGGCGCGGGGATTCCGGACGGTCTCGCTCTGCCTCCGCGAGCGGGGGCCCGTCGGGGAATCGATCGCCCGGGCGGGGATCGAGACCCGCGACCGCCTCGCAAGCTGCCGGTACGATCCACTGTCGCCGGTCCGCGTCGCGAAACGCCTGCGAAAGGACCGGCACGGGATACTCTACGCGCTCGACCATCACGACGCACTGCTCTGCGGCGCGGCGGCCGGGCTCCTCGCGGGGCTCCGGCATCGCGTCATGCCCCTGCACTCGACCGGGTTGTGGGGCAGGAAGGGCTCGCTGAACCTGAGCGACCGCCTGGCGCTTCCCTTCTACGAGCGGGTGGTGGCGCTGGCCGGGACCCATGCGGCATGGATCGCAGAACGGGAGGGCGTCGATCCCCGGCGGATCGCCGTCGTCAACAACGGCGTCGACACCGGACGCTTCCATCCGGCGGAGCCGGGGGAGCGAAACAGGACGCGCCGCGAGCTCGGGATCGACGCGGACGCATTCGTCATCGTCGTCGTCGCGAAGCTCAGGCCCGAGAAGAACCACGCCATGCTGCTCGACGTCGTCGCCGGGTTGCGTGGCCTGATCCCCGGGCTCATCCTTCTCGTCGCCGGGTCGGGCAAGGAGGAGGCGCGGCTCCGCGCGCGGGCCGATGCCGCAGGACTCGGGGCGGCGGTGCGTTTCCTCGGGCTCAGGGAGGACGTGCCGCGCATCCTCCGGGCGTCGGACGTCTCCGTGCTGCCGTCGCACCCGGTCGTCGAGACCTTTCCGCTCTCGGTCCTCGAATCGATGGCCTCGGGCCTTCCGGTGGTCGCGACGCGGGTCGGATCGATCGCGGAGATGGTCGAGGACGGCGAGGAGGGATTCCTCGTCGATCCGGGCGACGAGGCGGGGCTTCGCGGCGCGATCGCCCGCCTCGCGGACGGGGACCTGCGAACGGTGATCGGCATCCGGGCGCGCGAACGGGCCGTTTCCCGTTTCTCGGAAGAACGCATGATCGATGAGTACGCCCGGCTGTTCGGCCGCCTGGTCGCCGGGGAAAGGAGCCGACGATGACCCTCCCGGTCGATGCCGTCGTTGCGGTCACCTACCGCTGCGACTCCCATTGCAACATGTGCAATATCTGGCAGCTGCCGCCGGGGCCGGAACTCGAACCGGCGATGTTCGGGCGATTGCCCCGCACGCTCCGGGATGTCAACATCACGGGCGGGGAGCCGTTTCTCCGCGATGACATCGTCGATATCGTCCGCGTCGTCGACGAGCGGTGCCGCGGCCCTCGGATCGTGATCTCGACGAACGGCTTCCAGAAACGGCGCATCCTGCACGCCGCGCCCGCCCTGATGAGTATCGGCCGCAACGTCGGCATCGCCGTCTCGCTCGACGGGATCGGTGAAACGCACGACGAGATACGAGGCGTCGAGGGGGGGTTCGAGAAGGTCGTCGAGACGCTGACGGGACTCAGGACGATCGGCTACCGAAACGTGCGCGTCGCGTTCACGGCGCAGCGGGGAAACGTCGAGCATCTCGGCGCCGTGTACGACCTGTCGCGGCAGTTCGGCTACCAGTTCACCGCGTCGGTCGCGCAGAATTCCGAATTCTACTTCTCGACCGACGAGAACCAGCGCGTCGAGCCGGGATCGCTCGAATCGGAACTCAGGTACGTCATGCGGAAGGAATTGCTCTCCCTCAGCCCGAAACGCTGGTTGCGGGCGTATTTCTACGCGGGGGTCGAGCGGTTCAACGTGAAGAGGGAGCGGCTGCTCGGTTGCCTCGCCGGGAGGGAATCGGTCTTCGTCGATCCCGAGGGAAAGGTCTATCCGTGCCTGACCCTGAACCGGGAGATGGGAAATCTCGCCGAACGGGACTTCGAGGAGATCTGGGAGAGCGACAGCGCTCGCGAGGCGAGGGCGGCGGTCGATTCCTGCCGCCTGCCGTGCTGGATGATCTGTACGGCGCGCACCTCGATGCGGCGGACACCCCTGCGCCCGATCGGCTGGATACTCGCCTCGTGGGGGAGGATCGCCACGGGGCGTTTCCCCCGCGAATCGGCCTGAAGAAGCCATGAACAACCGCGCACGTCTGTCGATAGCGATGATCGGGGCGAAGGGGCTCCCGGCCCTCTTCGGCGGGATCGAACGCCACGTGGAGGAGATCGGCCTGCGGCTCGCCGACCGGGGGCACCGCGTCGTCGTGTTCGGCAGGCGTCCGTTCGGCGCGGTCGACGGGCATCGCGGCATGGAGCTCCGCGTTCTTCCGTCGATCCCCACGAAGAATCTGGAGACGGCAACGAACGCGTTCGCGGCGAGCCTGGCCGCGGCCGTCGGTCCCTATGACATCGTGCACTACCACGGGATCGGCCCGTCACTCTTCTGCCCGATACCCCGGATCGCGGGCCGGCGGACCGTGGCGACGATCCATGCCCTCGATTACCGCCAGTCGAAGTGGGGCAGGGCTGCGAAATTCCTGCTACGGCGGGGCGAAGCGGTCGCCGCGACGCGGGCGGACGCGGTGATCGCCGTCTCGCGGATCATTGCGCAACTCGTCCGGGACCGGTACAAACGGACCGCGGATTACGTTCCAAACGGGACCACCCTCAGGGAAACCCCGCCGTTTCGCGAGGCGGCCGCGATGAGGATCGAGCCCGGGCGCTACATCCTGAGCGTGGGGCGCTTCATCGTCGAGCGGGGCTTCCATACGCTCATCGAGGCATTCTCGGCCGTCGAGACAGACTGCCGCCTCGTCATCGTCGGCGACGAGCGCTTCGAGAGGCGCTACGCCGCGCGCCTGCGGGCATGCGCAGACGACCGCGTACTCTTTCCCGGTTTCATCTCGGGCCCGCTCCTCGACGAGCTCTACGGCCATTGCGCCCTCTACGTGCTCCCGTCCCTCGTCGAGGGATTGCCGATATCCCTGATCGAGGCGATGGGCTATTCCCGTCCCCTTCTCGCGAGCGACATTCCGGAGAACGTCGAGGTCGCCGGCGGGATCGCCGCCTTTTTCCGCCGGGGGGACGCGACCGACCTCGCGCGGGCCCTCGGGGAACTCCTCGCGATGCCCGTGGACGAGCGGCTGGCGACGGGCGCGTCAGGGCGATCGCGCGTCGCCGAGCGCTACGACTGGGACCGTATCGCCGATCAGATCGAGGAGATCTATTATCGCGTCGCACAGCCCTCCTCCTGAGGCGACCGGCCGCCGCCCGGGGCAATTTTCGTTGACACTTGGCCGCTCCATCTGATAGGTAGACCGTGTCGGTACGCGTTTTGCAGGCGGGAGGCGATACGATGAGACTATCGGGTCGGGGAAGAGCGGGGATCGCGACGGTCGCCGTCATGTTCCTTCTCATGGCGGGATGCACGCGTTCCGAACGGGCAGGCCGCGTGGAGACGAGACCGGAACCGGACACCCGGGCGTCGACGATCCCGCTCGACGGCGTCGACGAGGCCGCGGACGCGCCGGCCCCGGCGGCGAAGCCCTACGATCTCGAGGCGGAGATGCCGGTCGAGGATACGCTCGCCGTCGCGCCGGAAGAGGACATCGAGTTCGAGCGCGTCGATACGACGAGCGTCCGCGTGGAGGAGGCGGCAACCGGGACGGCGGTCCCCGAGGCCTTCGCCCTCGGGTACCGGGTACAGGTGTTCGCCTCCCGCGAACTGGCTGCGGCGAAGGCCGTGAAGGAAAGAATCGTGGCCGAGGGCGACCTCGCGACATATATAGAGTATGAAGACGGATTGTACAAGGTCCGGGTCGGGGATTTCGAGAGCAGGGACGCGGCCGCGGCCGCGCGCGTGGCGCTCGGGGACCGGTACCCGGACTGCTGGATCGTGCAGACGACCGTTCGCAGGTGACGCCTGCTGCCGGAAGGAGTACAGCACCAGATGCCAGAGCTTCGCAAGGATCCGATCATCGGTCGATGGGTGATCATCTCGACCGAACGCGGCAAGCGTCCGATCGACTTCAAGATGGAGAAGCGCCCGGCCAGGGGGGGATTCTGTCCCTTCTGCCCGGGGAACGAGGACAAGACGCCGCCGGAAGTGCTCGCCTACCGAGATCCGCATACGGCGCCGGACACCGCCGGATGGACGGTGCGCGTCGTTCCGAACAAGTTTCCCGCACTCCAGATAGAGGGCGAGCTCGACAAGCGCGGGGACGGGATCTACGACATGATGCGCGGGGTCGGGGCCCACGAGGTGCTGATCGAATCGCCCGACCACAAGCTCAACCTCGCCTACCTGCCCGACGATCACGTCGAGAGCATATTCTGGGCACTGCGAGACCGTTGCATCGATCTCAAGAAGGATTCCCGCTTCCGGTACATCCTCGTCTTCAAGAACTGGGGAGAGGAGGCGGGGGCGTCGCTGGAGCATTCGCATTTCCAGATCATCGCCACGCCGATCATACCGAAGCGCGCGATCGAGGAGCTCGACGGCGCGAAGTTCCACTGGAGCCTGAAGGAGCGGTGCATTTTCTGCGACCTGCTCAAGCAGGAGATTCAGGAGGAGAAGCGGATCATCCACCGCAACGAGCATTTCATTGCGATCGCCCCCTACGCGTCGCGCTTCCCCTTCGAGACCTGGGTGATGCCCCTCCGCCACGTGTCGGCGTTCGAGAAGACCCCGACCGAGTGGTTCTCGTCGCTCGCGGGGATCATGAAGACCGTCATCCGGAAGCTCGACATCGCCCTCGACGTGCCGCCCTTCAATTTCATCATCCACACGGCTCCCGCGAAGACCCCCGACCTCGACTATTACCACTGGCACATCGAGATCATGCCCAAGCTCACGAAGGTCGCCGGTTTCGAGTGGGGAAGCGGGTTCTATATCAATCCCACGCCACCCGAGGTCGCGGCCGAGGCGCTTCGGGCGATCGACGTCGACGCGCCGGCGGTCGGCGTCCTGGAAGGAAAGAAC is a genomic window containing:
- a CDS encoding sugar transferase, whose amino-acid sequence is MRKLSLALDNSDKVRQRTGTFAGDDRLSVRERSALERFVKRMLDFVASAVLLVVGFPFFLAIALLIRLTSSGPVFFRQKRIGEHGEEFTLFKFRTMRTDCDDASHREFARDFILGRMDDSPLDGSETSVYKITNDPRVTAIGSFLRKTSLDELPQFINILRGEMSIVGPRPPLAYEYDCYEDWHKLRLAVRPGLTGLWQVSGRSTVPFHEMVMLDLYYIENWTLLLDLKIMLRTVPVMLTGAGGF
- a CDS encoding Gfo/Idh/MocA family oxidoreductase is translated as MLTVGVIGCGYWGPNLIRNFNALADSTVRTCADLDENRLAHMKQLYPSIGTTTDYREIIADPEIDAVVIATPVSSHYPIAVEAIEAGKHVFVEKPLVKSIEEGEKLVRLAAEKKRFLMVGHTFVFTSAVNKIKDLIKSGELGDIYYIQTTRVNLGLFQEDINVVWDLAPHDVSIFNYILDSRPISVSATGHSYIQPSIQDVAFVNIRYPGQVLANIEVSWLNPNKIRKTTVVGSKKMLVYDDISQLEKIRIYDKGVTVTPHYDSFGEFQLSYRYGDIRIPKLNGAEPLKMECQHFVDCVEGRAEPISSGVNGLEVLLALNAADRSMAARGAEFEIAYPKLEG
- a CDS encoding N-acetyltransferase, translated to MENAHESRRLGLVRLGSDASIDPAAIVGYLSPRRGVSEELVIGANARIRSGTVVYAGSTIGAGLETGHNVVIREQNEIGDAFNIWNNSVVDYGCRIGSNVKIHCNIYVAQFTVIEDGVFMAPGVTIANDIHPGCPGSGECMRGPVLKRGCRIGVNVTIVPYVTIGEGTLVGSGSVVTKDLPPGVLAYGNPARVHAKLEDLRCKQGRREGPYI
- a CDS encoding glycosyltransferase, producing MHPSDGGRTVFFLSSTLVTGGAERIVAALATKLPARGFRTVSLCLRERGPVGESIARAGIETRDRLASCRYDPLSPVRVAKRLRKDRHGILYALDHHDALLCGAAAGLLAGLRHRVMPLHSTGLWGRKGSLNLSDRLALPFYERVVALAGTHAAWIAEREGVDPRRIAVVNNGVDTGRFHPAEPGERNRTRRELGIDADAFVIVVVAKLRPEKNHAMLLDVVAGLRGLIPGLILLVAGSGKEEARLRARADAAGLGAAVRFLGLREDVPRILRASDVSVLPSHPVVETFPLSVLESMASGLPVVATRVGSIAEMVEDGEEGFLVDPGDEAGLRGAIARLADGDLRTVIGIRARERAVSRFSEERMIDEYARLFGRLVAGERSRR
- a CDS encoding radical SAM protein, whose product is MTLPVDAVVAVTYRCDSHCNMCNIWQLPPGPELEPAMFGRLPRTLRDVNITGGEPFLRDDIVDIVRVVDERCRGPRIVISTNGFQKRRILHAAPALMSIGRNVGIAVSLDGIGETHDEIRGVEGGFEKVVETLTGLRTIGYRNVRVAFTAQRGNVEHLGAVYDLSRQFGYQFTASVAQNSEFYFSTDENQRVEPGSLESELRYVMRKELLSLSPKRWLRAYFYAGVERFNVKRERLLGCLAGRESVFVDPEGKVYPCLTLNREMGNLAERDFEEIWESDSAREARAAVDSCRLPCWMICTARTSMRRTPLRPIGWILASWGRIATGRFPRESA
- a CDS encoding glycosyltransferase family 4 protein — translated: MNNRARLSIAMIGAKGLPALFGGIERHVEEIGLRLADRGHRVVVFGRRPFGAVDGHRGMELRVLPSIPTKNLETATNAFAASLAAAVGPYDIVHYHGIGPSLFCPIPRIAGRRTVATIHALDYRQSKWGRAAKFLLRRGEAVAATRADAVIAVSRIIAQLVRDRYKRTADYVPNGTTLRETPPFREAAAMRIEPGRYILSVGRFIVERGFHTLIEAFSAVETDCRLVIVGDERFERRYAARLRACADDRVLFPGFISGPLLDELYGHCALYVLPSLVEGLPISLIEAMGYSRPLLASDIPENVEVAGGIAAFFRRGDATDLARALGELLAMPVDERLATGASGRSRVAERYDWDRIADQIEEIYYRVAQPSS
- a CDS encoding SPOR domain-containing protein: MRLSGRGRAGIATVAVMFLLMAGCTRSERAGRVETRPEPDTRASTIPLDGVDEAADAPAPAAKPYDLEAEMPVEDTLAVAPEEDIEFERVDTTSVRVEEAATGTAVPEAFALGYRVQVFASRELAAAKAVKERIVAEGDLATYIEYEDGLYKVRVGDFESRDAAAAARVALGDRYPDCWIVQTTVRR
- the galT gene encoding galactose-1-phosphate uridylyltransferase, whose protein sequence is MPELRKDPIIGRWVIISTERGKRPIDFKMEKRPARGGFCPFCPGNEDKTPPEVLAYRDPHTAPDTAGWTVRVVPNKFPALQIEGELDKRGDGIYDMMRGVGAHEVLIESPDHKLNLAYLPDDHVESIFWALRDRCIDLKKDSRFRYILVFKNWGEEAGASLEHSHFQIIATPIIPKRAIEELDGAKFHWSLKERCIFCDLLKQEIQEEKRIIHRNEHFIAIAPYASRFPFETWVMPLRHVSAFEKTPTEWFSSLAGIMKTVIRKLDIALDVPPFNFIIHTAPAKTPDLDYYHWHIEIMPKLTKVAGFEWGSGFYINPTPPEVAAEALRAIDVDAPAVGVLEGKNEDEK